AACAATAATGATTGCCATAATCGTGCAGCCGTACCATAAGGTATATTAATATTGCAATAAAACGTGTTCGTTTATGATAAGAAAGCAAACAATGAAAGGGAATGTAggggatttacagtaaaagacccgTAGACCAGTTAAGATGAAAGCAGATTCAGAGTCAGGAAtgtaattaatataattaaatttaGTGAAGAAAAATAGTTTGTAGTTTTGCCAGCAGAAGTCAGCTTCAGCACTCTCCAGGAGTTCCACAGGCCGACCTGCCTTACATCCCAAATGCAGTAGTATTTAAGCTAACAGAGCCAACTAACTACGTCATTACTTGGGTAAATCAAGCTCACGTGATTGGTTATCAATagataaacaagaacacaaagctctcaaacacttctggagtcATGAGACAGGACATATAGTCCTATAGATTATCAAAGATGACTGGCATGTAATTAAAACATGACGTTACGTCTGTCTCATGAGTTCCCACTCTTTTTCACTTTCCTAAAACAAATCAATCACACATACTTAAACTTCTCAAGGGTAGAGTGTGTGTTAACAGAAGATGTTTTTCGTAGATGATGATAAGAATTCCTTTTTCACAGTAACACTGACCTAGCAGGAAGAGAGAGCCTAAGTATTCATTAGAGACTTAAACCATGAATTATTCTCTAATTTCTGTATCAGAAAAGGTATCGTGCTTTAATCATCAATCTAAAATAAGATAATGCtgaataataattgattaatatatgtcaaaaccacataaaagtatttttatgtggaacgACGGTGTGTGTCTTCCCCGTGTTAAAAATTGATGAGACAGATTACCAGTCCTACTACTAGGTCCAAAACGTCACAGCAAAATCTATAGAGTTGACATGTTTGCATGCCATCACCCTGCCTCATTCATACACATGAACAAATCCTCATGACAACACAGCGCTGTATTTTGCGTTCTAAAAGTGTGGGACATCTTGCGCACCTTTGCTGTTGTGTAATCCACAACTTTTTTCGTGGTCAGATCGCATTTGTTTCCCACCAGGAGCTTGTTGACGTTTTCACTAGCGTAGCGATCGATCTCCTGAAGCCACTGTTTGACGTTATTAAAGGACTCCTGCAAACGAAACACATCCAGAAGAAAGCATACactaaagcaaaacaaacaatagtgCTTTCCATACAAACAAAACAGCACCCGACTCTTCACACAACGAGCTGTGCGCGTTGGTGTTGCTATGACAATGGAATGTTTGGTCACCTGATCCGTCACATCGTACACAACGATGATCCCGTGGGCTCCCCGGTAGTAGCTGGACGTGATGGTGCGAAATCGCTCCTGGCCGGCCGTGTCCCACTGacgataaaaataaacacatcaacATTCACACAACATACATTTAGCGCTAATTTATAACAACAAGAATAGAAACACAACACAAGCCCACGGACACGAATGTTTGgtcaacgtttttttttacgtTATCGTGACGGTAAGACACCTCGAGTGAGGGGATTTTTAAGGTGGACAGTTGTGGAAAATCTGCTTAACTTGCTACTAAGTGGCAAAAAAGTTACTGACACGTAACTCAGCAGTTTCTTATGACAGAAACCGACCTGAAAAACACATTATGAATTGATATCTCAAGCATCAGTACTTACGATCTGTAGTTTGATGGTCTTTCCATCCAGTTCTATCGTCCTGATTTTGAAGTCCACTCCGATTGTGCTGATGTAGCTCTCTGTATATGTGTCGTCCTGAGGAAGCAGGCACACCCATCCACACAATAACAGATAAGACATTCAGTAATCACTATCGCTTTCGTGTATAATTCAGAGTATGGCATTAAGCACCACCCAAAAGAACCTTGAAAATAATGCATGTTTTCTAGTAAGcttttaacaaacaaattaaacacCTCCCCTTGGCTTTAACATCAACTTTCTAAACCGCCCGATCacggcacacctgtgcaatccCAGCCTTTATCTGtccagacatgtgtgtgcgaGCGGTTTCTTAAAGGTAGGCTAATAACTTACAGCAAATCGCAGCAGAAGGCAAGACTTCCCAACGCCAGAGTCTCCGATCAGCAGAAGTTTAAACAGGTAGTCACTGCAAGAAAACAGCTGTCAGcgcttaataaaacatttatagcATGTGTCCCGATCTGTATGTCTTATTACACAACACGTGCACATATCACAATAACAGGGACAAGCAAATGAAGGGCGTGACAGGACGTCACATGACCCCATGTCAGGGTTATTATAGGTTAACCGAAACTATTAAAccatttctgttcattgaaatcaaatacagTATAGACCTAAACATATTTGATTCAACTTAAGTAGGATAAATAAAAGAGATactaaaatagaaacaaataaaacctaCATACctaataaaagaaaagaaatgcaGATAAAATAGCTAAAAATGATAAACgattaacacaaaaatatatatttttttgttttacaactattagtaaaaaaataatcatgagAATAAAGATCTATTCTACGCCCCACATGTCTCAACCCATATCGAATGATCTATTATGAATCACACATTGCACTAAATGCCTGTTATTCACAAATGTGATTCTCATCCATTGCTCCGGAAACGcctgtattatttttttaaataattgggTGGAAGTGTGCCAAGtattatgaaaattatattaaaatatcacCCTGTATTGTTTTTTGACATATAAGATTCACTCATTgtattgttatttatattgtacatgAATGGCACTGAAAAAACACGTCTTTACATTTCCCAACAGCTCGTCACAACGGAAGACATGAAATGAACACGAAATGAACTCCACGACTATTCAATTAATATTTCATGCGTTTCATTAAAGTTATGAGATTTTCTCTGCGATTTAGAGTTCATAAAATCATTACATCCGTTTAATTCTTAACTCAACGACGTGGCACTTTTGTGTGTCAGAGAGAGCTAGAGCTCGAAAGAAACCGCATGacatttaaatgacattaataTTACTGCAAATGACACATATGTATCACAAAAGTAATGCATATAGGCctataaaatatatcatttatacCAAATGTAAAGGGTTGTCGGTCGTGTGATCTCTTAATACAACTGTGTTTTATAATAACAACGCTCTCTGATAGCACAGACgtcaaatttatatttattaatagtAAAAAGATCTTTGTTAATAATGTTATAGCACAGCACGTGATGTGTTTGATGTGTCATCAGCGATTTTCTTCACGCGAACTTACTATTCAGGATTCATGACGGCCAGCACACCAAATCCCCCGGTTTATGAGATCTT
This sequence is a window from Triplophysa rosa linkage group LG4, Trosa_1v2, whole genome shotgun sequence. Protein-coding genes within it:
- the rab1aa gene encoding RAB1A, member RAS oncogene family a, producing the protein MNPEYDYLFKLLLIGDSGVGKSCLLLRFADDTYTESYISTIGVDFKIRTIELDGKTIKLQIWDTAGQERFRTITSSYYRGAHGIIVVYDVTDQESFNNVKQWLQEIDRYASENVNKLLVGNKCDLTTKKVVDYTTAKEFADSLAIPFLETSAKSSTNVEQAFMTMAAEIKKRMGPGATAGGTEKSNVKIQSTPVKTSSGGCC